A window of the Hordeum vulgare subsp. vulgare chromosome 5H, MorexV3_pseudomolecules_assembly, whole genome shotgun sequence genome harbors these coding sequences:
- the LOC123452802 gene encoding protein MALE DISCOVERER 2-like translates to MEVWSIRAAQLLLFFFLFPERHGSCAALGEEGRAMSFRQERPSGSLWNLGEKKAFGAAATSLVKGNPSTEIPNELQERIMISEVLTDGRQQSCRKCFTKTTQSNTLRQLLQANQGSAPSPSPSPTDPPMSVPPSYSQPETNESSVPHWAIYALCISGALGLVVIASIVYLLLSHRKKDNTVIPWATGLSGQLRKAFVTGVPSLGRAELETACENFSNVIGTVSDNALYKGTLSSGVEIAVASSPVKSAKEWSDRSEEQFRNKISVLSKVNHKNFMNLLGYCTCDDPFTRMMVFEYAPCGSLFEHLHVREAEHLDWPTRLRIIMGVTYCLEHMNQLDPPVTPRALNSSSIYLTEDYAAKFSDTEFWKDDESDAAQTRSAGHDSIVYKFGILLLEVISGRLPFSEDHGLLVLWASSYLDGKRPIGSMADPVLRASSPVPEEDLAALCDVVRLCINREAAKRPSMGEVAGLMKGAVRLSPEQTTPRNNPLWWAELEIMSTGSS, encoded by the exons ATGGAGGTCTGGAGCATCAGAGCGGCGCagctcttgctcttcttcttcctctttcctgAGAGGCATGGGTCTTGTGCCGCCCTCGGAGAAGAAG GGCGAGCCATGAGTTTCAGACAAGAGCGCCCAAGTGGATCGTTATGGAATTTGGGAGAGAAGAAGGCGTTTGGCGCAGCGGCGACGTC ATTAGTCAAGGGAAACCCATCAACTGAAATTCCTAACGAGTTGCAAGAGCGTATCATGATTTCAGAGGTTCTAACTGATGGAAGGCAACAATCATGCAGAAAATGTTTTACAAA AACCACACAGAGTAACACCCTGAGGCAACTCCTACAGGCAAACCAAGGCTCAGCACCTTCGCCTTCGCCTTCGCCTACTGATCCTCCCATGTCTGTGCCGCCATCGTATTCGCAACCTGAAACCAACGAGTCTTCTGTGCCTCACTGGGCTATATACGCATTGTGCATCAGTGGAGCGCTTGGCCTTGTGGTTATAGCCTCTATCGTGTACCTACTCCTCTCCCATAGAAAGAAGGATAATACTGTCATTCCATGGGCTACCGGGCTGAGTGGACAGCTAAGGAAAGCCTTCGTCACAG GTGTTCCTTCTTTAGGAAGGGCTGAACTTGAGACGGCGTGTGAGAATTTCAGCAATGTGATCGGTACTGTGTCTGACAATGCATTGTATAAGGGAACTCTATCAAGTGGAGTTGAAATAGCTGTTGCCTCCAGTCCAGTTAAGTCTGCCAAAGAATGGTCAGATCGGTCTGAGGAGCAATTTAGGAACAAG ATCTCTGTGTTATCCAAGGTGAACCACAAGAACTTCATGAACCTACTTGGTTACTGCACATGCGACGATCCGTTCACCCGGATGATGGTGTTTGAGTACGCTCCATGCGGTTCCCTCTTCGAGCATTTGCACG TCAGGGAAGCAGAGCACCTGGACTGGCCTACCCGTCTGCGCATCATCATGGGAGTAACATACTGCCTGGAGCACATGAACCAGCTAGACCCTCCCGTCACCCCGAGAGCCCTAAACTCCTCGTCCATCTACCTGACCGAGGACTACGCGGCCAAGTTCTCGGACACCGAGTTCTGGAAGGACGACGAGTCAGACGCGGCGCAGACGCGATCCGCAGGCCACGACAGCATCGTCTACAAGTTCGGGATACTGCTGCTCGAGGTGATCTCCGGCCGGCTGCCCTTCTCCGAGGACCACGGCCTGCTCGTCCTCTGGGCTTCCAGCTACCTGGACGGCAAGCGGCCGATCGGGTCGATGGCCGACCCGGTGCTCAGGGCGTCGTCGCCGGTGCCCGAAGAGGACCTGGCGGCGCTGTGTGACGTCGTGAGGCTGTGCATAAACCGCGAGGCGGCCAAGAGGCCGTCCATGGGCGAGGTCGCCGGgctgatgaagggcgccgtcaggctGTCGCCGGAGCAGACTACCCCGAGGAATAACCCGCTGTGGTGGGCTGAGCTCGAGATTATGTCCACGGGATCCTCCTGA